Within Deltaproteobacteria bacterium, the genomic segment TGCGGCCGCCGCCCACGAGCGCCAGCTCCCGCAGGCCGGTGTTCTTCATGGCCCGGGCCACCGAGCCGATGTTGCCCGAGCCCTTGGGGCGCACGAGGACGACGCGGATCTTTGCGAGTGTCTCCGTTACGGTGGAGTCAGGCATGAGGCGCGGTGCCTCGAAGCACGCCGGTGACGAAACGGCCTTGGGTCAGGAACCCTCGGCCCTGGCTTTGGCGATCATCCGGCTCAGCTCCGCAAGGGGCACCATGCCCCGGGCGATCTGGTTGCCGACGATTATGGCGGGAGTCCCGTTGATGCTCAACGTCCTGGCAAGTTTGAGGGTCTTGCCGATGATGTCCTGTATCTTGGGGTTCTCCATGTCCTTCTTGAGCCGTTCGGTGTCCAGACCCACCGAACGCGCGACGCGCATGAGGGTCTTTTCGTCAAGGGAGTTCCCCCTGACGCGCATCAAGGCCTCGTGAAACTCGACGTAGCGTCCCTGGTTCCGCGCCGCCAGCGCCGCCTGGGCTCCTCTTATCGAGTCGGGTCCCAGGACTGGAAACTCCTTGTAAACCACCCGGAGCTTCGGGTCCTGTTTCTTGATCTTCTCCAGGGCGGGAGCGAACCGCTTGCAGTAGCCGCAGCGGTAGTCGAAGAACTCCACCAGGGTCACGTCGCCGTCCGGGTTGCCCCCCACGAACGAGTCCGGATCCGCCAGGAGCGCCTGCCGGTGCTGCTTCAGGAGAGCCCGGTCGCGCTGGGCCTGTAGCTGCCGTTGCTTCTCCTGGTGTCGCGCCGCCGCTTCGAAGATCACTTCCGGGTTGTTGAGCAGGTATTCGCGGATGATCTCCCCGATCTCCTCTTTCGAGCGCTGCCCCGTCGCCGGATCGGCGCCCATGGCCGGCACCGCGCCCGCAAGAAAAAGCGAGAGCAAGAGCAGCAGACATCCTGCCGTGAGTCGCAACATCGCGTTCCTCCCTGGATGGTTCGATCGTGTCCCGGTGGTTCGTGTCAACGCGCCGGGATATGCGCCCGGATGCGCCACCGACGGACGGTCAGTCTATGCCAGATCGACCGGCCGCGCCAGTCCGCTGGCGGGTAGCGTCTTCAAGAAACTGAGACACTACTCACTGGTGATGGGCTTGCCGGGTCGGGCGAAAGATCATAATATAGGACTATTCTATATCGATTCCGACGGTACTATATGTCAATTTCGTATATAGCTCGGCATGGAGAAAGCGAACTCGCTCGGCACATCGCCGATGCCACGCCTTTCAAGCCGGTGCTGCTCCTGGAGGGCGCCCGTCAAGTGGGAAAGACCACGCTGGCGGAGCGTGTCCTGCGGCAATCACCCAAGCGCGCCGTACACGTGAACCTGGAGCGGGACTCGCTGATCCGGTCGGCTCTTGATGCCTGCCGGGATTTTGCCGAATACGAAGACGTGCTGCGCGATCGCTTCGATTTCCGGGGCGATGCAGATCGGGTCCTGTTCATCGACGAGGCGCAGGAGAGCCGCAAACTCGGTGAGTTCGTGCGCTTCATGAAGGAAGAGTGGTCGAAAGCCACGGTCATCCTGTCGGGCTCCACGCTCACTCGTCTGTTCCGCCCCACGACCCGCTATCCCGTGGGCCGCGTCCGCCGTTTCGTTCTGGGTCCGTTCTCGTTCTC encodes:
- a CDS encoding DsbA family protein; translation: MLRLTAGCLLLLLSLFLAGAVPAMGADPATGQRSKEEIGEIIREYLLNNPEVIFEAAARHQEKQRQLQAQRDRALLKQHRQALLADPDSFVGGNPDGDVTLVEFFDYRCGYCKRFAPALEKIKKQDPKLRVVYKEFPVLGPDSIRGAQAALAARNQGRYVEFHEALMRVRGNSLDEKTLMRVARSVGLDTERLKKDMENPKIQDIIGKTLKLARTLSINGTPAIIVGNQIARGMVPLAELSRMIAKARAEGS